One Rhododendron vialii isolate Sample 1 chromosome 2a, ASM3025357v1 genomic region harbors:
- the LOC131316480 gene encoding subtilisin-like protease SBT5.6 encodes MIGYSLNPLTTMKESPAFSLLLLLVLLLLPLLASCVERQVCIVYFGEHSGEKTVNEIEENHHSYIYSVKKTEEEARASLLYSYKNSINGFAALLTPDEASKLSELEEVVSVFRSDPTKYSLQTTRSWEFVGLEEGEELNNDMNKDELLLKARYGRDVIVGLLDNGVWPESSSFSDEGMGPIPKSWKGICQSGDAFNSSNCNKKLIGARYYLKGYEQYYGPLNTSQEYRSPRDKDGHGTHTSSTVGGRRVSNVSALGGFARGTASGGAPLVHLAMYKVCWPIPGKGKEEGNTCFTEDMLAAIDDAIRDGVNVLSISIGTSKPTNYTEDGIAIGALHAVKKNIVVACSAGNNGPTPSTLSNPAPWIITVGAGSVDRAFLAPLVLGNGMKIEGQTVTPYKLEEKMYPLVCAAQVVSPDVPKSYIAGQCLPGSLSPEKTKGKIVMCLRGNGTRVGKGEEVKRAGGIGFVLGNSPANGAELAADAHLLPATAVNSDDAIKILKYINSTRNPTAYIIPARTVLNWKPAPFMAAFSSQGPNVITPDILKPDITAPGLNILAAWSEASSPTKVAEDNRVVQYNILSGTSMSCPHVGAAAALLKAVHPTWTSAAIRSALITTAGLNNNMGKPITDAAGNPANPFQFGSGHLRPAKAADPGLVYDASYTDYLLFLCGNGVTNLNPSFKCPKSLPTSNNLNYPSLAISKLNGTMTVKRTVTNVGGGGKAVYFSSVKPPKGFSVKVWPPILFFNHVGQKKSFTITVRAKGKAAETIGKNGHAFGWYTWNDGVHVVRSPMAVSLA; translated from the exons ATGATTGGGTATTCACTGAATCCACTGACAACTATGAAGGAATCTCcagctttctctctcctcctcctcctcgtcctcctcctcctccctctgtTAGCCTCGTGTGTTGAAAGACAG GTGTGTATAGTATATTTTGGAGAACACAGTGGAGAGAAAACAGTGAATGAAATCGAAGAAAACCATCACTCTTATATATACTCTGTTAAGAAAACAGAGGAAGAAGCCAGAGCATCTCTGCTTTATAGTTACAAGAATAGTATCAATGGCTTCGCGGCATTGCTCACCCCAGACGAAGCCTCGAAACTCTCTG AATTGGAAGAAGTGGTATCAGTGTTTAGAAGCGACCCAACAAAGTACTCATTGCAAACTACAAGATCATGGGAATTTGTAGGCTTAGAAGAGGGAGAGGAATTGAACAACGATATGAACAAAGATGAATTGTTGTTGAAAGCCAGATATGGAAGAGATGTCATTGTTGGCCTCTTGGATAATG GTGTCTGGCCAGAGTCAAGTAGCTTCAGTGATGAAGGAATGGGACCCATTCCAAAGTCTTGGAAAGGAATCTGCCAGAGTGGTGATGCTTTTAACTCGTCAAACTGTAATAA GAAGCTAATCGGAGCCCGATACTACCTCAAAGGATACGAGCAATACTATGGGCCTCTGAACACTTCCCAGGAATACCGATCCCCCCGTGACAAGGACGGTCATGGGACCCACACATCATCCACGGTGGGCGGACGCAGGGTCTCCAACGTTTCCGCCCTTGGCGGATTTGCCCGCGGCACTGCCTCAGGAGGCGCACCGCTAGTCCATCTGGCAATGTACAAGGTTTGTTGGCCTATCCcagggaaaggaaaagaggaagGAAACACATGCTTTACTGAGGACATGTTGGCGGCAATTGATGATGCCATTCGCGATGGAGTTAATGTGCTTAGCATATCAATTGGGACGTCTAAGCCTACCAATTATACTGAGGATGGGATTGCAATTGGGGCTCTTCATGCtgttaagaaaaatattgtGGTGGCTTGTAGTGCTGGAAACAATGGACCGACCCCATCGACATTGTCAAATCCAGCCCCTTGGATCATCACTGTTGGGGCTGGCAGCGTGGACCGGGCATTTTTGGCGCCTCTTGTGCTAGGCAATGGCATGAAAATTGAG GGGCAAACAGTTACTCCATACAAGCTGGAGGAGAAAATGTACCCACTAGTTTGTGCAGCACAAGTAGTTTCTCCAGATGTGCCCAAAAGTTATATTGCTGG GCAATGCCTACCTGGTTCTCTTTCACCAGAGAAAACCAAAGGGAAGATTGTGATGTGCTTGAGAGGAAATGGGACTAGAGTTGGAAAAGGGGAGGAGGTGAAGAGGGCTGGTGGCATTGGTTTTGTTTTAGGAAATAGTCCGGCCAATGGAGCCGAGTTGGCAGCGGATGCTCATCTTCTTCCAGCAACAGCCGTGAATTCGGATGACGCAATCAAGATTCTCAAGTATATCAATTCGACAAGGAATCCGACAGCATATATCATTCCAGCAAGGACTGTACTAAATTGGAAACCCGCACCATTCATGGCCGCCTTCTCAAGCCAAGGTCCAAATGTAATTACCCCTGATATTCTCAAG CCCGATATAACGGCACCAGGACTGAATATATTGGCAGCATGGAGTGAAGCATCATCCCCTACAAAGGTGGCCGAGGATAATAGAGTGGTTCAGTATAACATTCTTTCAGGAACTTCTATGTCTTGCCCTCATGTGGGTGCTGCAGCTGCCCTTCTCAAAGCCGTTCACCCTACTTGGACCAGTGCCGCCATTAGATCTGCTCTTATAACCACAG CGGGGCTAAACAACAACATGGGAAAGCCAATAACCGACGCCGCCGGCAACCCAGCAAACCCCTTCCAGTTCGGCTCCGGCCACCTGCGACCAGCAAAGGCGGCAGATCCCGGCCTTGTCTACGACGCCTCTTACACAGACTACCTCCTTTTCCTCTGCGGCAATGGTGTCACAAATCTCAACCCATCGTTCAAATGCCCCAAATCTCTACCCACATCCAACAATCTCAACTACCCATCCCTAGCAATTTCCAAGCTCAATGGCACCATGACCGTTAAGAGAACCGTCACCAATGTGGGCGGCGGCGGCAAGGCTGTGTACTTCTCCTCCGTCAAACCACCAAAGGGGTTCTCTGTTAAG gtgTGGCCGCCAATTTTGTTCTTCAACCATGTAGGTCAGAAGAAGAGCTTCACCATAACGGTGAGAGCAAAAGGAAAGGCTGCAGAAACCATAGGAAAAAATGGGCATGCTTTTGGATGGTACACTTGGAATGATGGGGTCCATGTTGTCCGGAGTCCCATGGCTGTATCATTGGCTTAA